The Citrifermentans bemidjiense Bem genome window below encodes:
- a CDS encoding DNA-3-methyladenine glycosylase I: MQTTSINRCAWAGSDPLYCAYHDQEWGVPVHDDRLLFEFLTLEGAQAGLSWITILRKREGYRRAFAAFDPEAVARFTDAELICLASEESIVRNRLKIASTRDNARAFLSVREEFGSFDAYLWRFVDGLPLQHARRSLSEVPASTAVSDLLSRDLKKRGFRFVGSTICYAFMQAVGMVNDHTVECFRWAELGGNIGENL; the protein is encoded by the coding sequence ATGCAAACAACCTCCATCAACCGCTGCGCCTGGGCCGGGAGCGATCCGCTTTACTGCGCCTATCACGACCAGGAATGGGGAGTGCCGGTGCACGACGACCGTCTCCTCTTCGAGTTCCTCACCCTGGAGGGGGCACAGGCAGGGCTGTCCTGGATCACCATCCTGCGCAAGCGGGAGGGATACCGCCGCGCCTTCGCAGCTTTCGACCCCGAGGCTGTGGCGCGCTTCACCGACGCCGAGCTCATCTGTCTTGCCAGCGAGGAGTCCATCGTGCGAAACCGCCTGAAAATTGCCTCGACCCGCGACAATGCCCGTGCCTTTTTGTCTGTGCGCGAGGAGTTCGGCTCCTTCGACGCCTACCTCTGGCGCTTCGTCGACGGCCTTCCTTTGCAACACGCCCGGCGCTCCCTGTCCGAGGTCCCCGCCTCGACCGCCGTTTCCGATCTGCTGAGCCGCGACCTCAAAAAGCGCGGCTTTCGCTTTGTGGGGAGCACCATCTGTTACGCCTTCATGCAGGCGGTGGGGATGGTGAACGACCACACGGTGGAGTGCTTCCGCTGGGCGGAGCTCGGCGGGAACATTGGAGAAAACCTGTAA
- the pyk gene encoding pyruvate kinase has product MFRHTKIVATVGPASESEEMLGALIKAGVDVFRLNFSHGDHAAKSAVIRSIRKLCDQHEHSVAILGDLQGPKIRTGLMKGGGMQLTAGTEVIVTTRELLGEGSLIPTIYQGLPGDVKPDDRILLDDGLMELRVLGVEGGDVRCLVVTGGLLKDRKGINLPGAKVSAPAMTGKDRDDLEFCMEQRLDYVALSFVREASDVQELRSIIDSRGSQLRIISKIEKPEAVLNFGAILQASDGVMVARGDLGVELNPEKVPLIQKRIIRSCNDAGKPVITATQMLESMVNNPRPTRAETSDVANAILDGTDAIMLSAETASGKYPVEAVSMMVQVARDVEADPQLMAQSCHIAQTEAEPNLSEVIGLAACHAAESVKASAILAFTQTGGTAALVSKCRPAQPIIAVTPSEEVRRVLALYAGVHSLRVDIEGDTESQIISVEKAVLETGWLNKGELVVITMGSPLSSAGTTNLMKVHRLGEPEVKRRL; this is encoded by the coding sequence ATGTTCCGTCACACAAAGATCGTTGCCACTGTCGGACCCGCCAGCGAATCCGAAGAGATGCTCGGCGCCTTGATAAAGGCCGGCGTCGACGTTTTCCGCCTCAACTTCTCCCATGGCGACCATGCCGCCAAATCCGCCGTCATCCGCAGCATCCGCAAACTCTGCGACCAACATGAGCATTCTGTCGCCATCCTCGGGGACCTGCAGGGGCCGAAGATCCGCACCGGCCTCATGAAGGGGGGCGGGATGCAGCTCACCGCCGGGACCGAAGTGATCGTCACCACCCGTGAGCTGCTAGGCGAGGGGAGCCTCATCCCGACCATCTACCAGGGGCTCCCCGGGGACGTGAAGCCCGACGACCGCATCCTTTTGGACGACGGCCTGATGGAGCTGAGGGTGCTGGGGGTGGAAGGGGGCGATGTGCGCTGCCTCGTCGTGACCGGAGGCCTCCTCAAGGACCGCAAGGGGATCAACCTCCCCGGCGCCAAGGTTTCCGCCCCCGCCATGACCGGCAAGGACCGCGACGACCTCGAATTCTGCATGGAGCAGCGGCTTGACTACGTCGCCCTTTCCTTCGTGCGCGAGGCATCCGACGTGCAGGAATTGAGGAGCATCATCGACAGCCGCGGCTCCCAGCTCCGCATCATCTCCAAGATCGAGAAGCCGGAGGCGGTGCTCAACTTCGGCGCCATCTTGCAGGCTTCCGACGGGGTCATGGTGGCCCGAGGCGACCTGGGGGTGGAGTTGAATCCCGAGAAGGTTCCGCTCATCCAGAAGCGGATCATCCGCAGTTGCAACGATGCCGGAAAGCCGGTGATCACCGCCACCCAAATGCTGGAGAGCATGGTGAACAACCCGCGCCCGACCCGCGCCGAGACCTCCGACGTCGCCAACGCCATCCTGGACGGCACCGACGCCATCATGCTTTCCGCCGAGACCGCGTCCGGCAAGTATCCGGTGGAGGCGGTCTCCATGATGGTGCAGGTGGCGCGCGACGTGGAAGCGGACCCGCAGCTCATGGCGCAAAGCTGCCACATCGCCCAGACCGAGGCGGAGCCGAACCTCTCCGAGGTGATCGGGCTTGCCGCCTGCCATGCGGCGGAAAGCGTCAAGGCATCGGCGATCCTTGCCTTCACCCAGACCGGAGGGACCGCGGCTCTCGTTTCCAAGTGCCGGCCGGCCCAGCCCATCATCGCCGTGACACCATCCGAAGAGGTGCGGCGCGTGCTCGCCCTTTATGCCGGGGTGCATTCGCTGCGCGTAGATATCGAGGGGGACACTGAATCCCAGATCATCTCCGTCGAGAAAGCGGTGCTGGAAACCGGCTGGCTCAACAAGGGGGAGTTGGTGGTGATAACCATGGGAAGCCCGCTTTCTTCAGCGGGAACCACCAACCTGATGAAGGTGCATCGGCTGGGGGAGCCTGAGGTTAAGCGGCGTCTTTGA
- the hgcA gene encoding mercury methylation corrinoid protein HgcA produces MNTRQFKKITVLQPKPAAGCAPGASQDPDAPPCUGPRTSAGGGEVNDKVPGFIRWYPAGQGQVPQLSTSLTAADRLGACKARWGINRMHYLVPAGLYAIGAPDAEAPVVVTANYKMSFDLVRKALAGRNVWLLVLETFGINVWCAAGKGTFGTDELVRRVAATALSGVVSHRRLILPILGAPGVSAHQVKRRSGFDVAYAAIRADDLPEYLDNGGRTTASMRELSFNWYERLVLVPVELVLVLKPSLPVALFLYLAAWLAAGPGAAATVVAGYAGAVFTGVAAAPVLLPLLPSRSFAVKGGAAGLVYTLLFRLAAGGEGWSLPVTLAAFLAFPAVTSFYTLNFTGCTTYTSKSGVKKEMRLGLPVLGGAILAALLLVTVGRMLS; encoded by the coding sequence ATGAATACGCGCCAATTCAAGAAGATCACGGTGCTGCAGCCAAAGCCTGCGGCGGGATGCGCCCCGGGTGCCTCCCAGGACCCTGACGCTCCCCCCTGTTGAGGGCCGCGTACCTCCGCCGGCGGCGGAGAGGTGAACGACAAGGTCCCGGGATTTATACGCTGGTACCCGGCGGGCCAAGGCCAGGTGCCGCAGCTTTCCACCAGTCTAACCGCAGCCGATCGCCTCGGGGCTTGCAAGGCGCGCTGGGGGATCAACCGGATGCATTACCTGGTCCCCGCCGGGCTTTATGCCATCGGGGCGCCGGACGCCGAAGCGCCGGTCGTCGTCACGGCCAACTACAAGATGAGTTTCGACCTGGTGCGCAAGGCGCTGGCCGGGCGCAACGTCTGGCTCCTCGTTCTGGAGACCTTCGGCATCAACGTCTGGTGTGCGGCGGGGAAGGGGACCTTCGGCACCGACGAGCTGGTACGGCGGGTCGCCGCGACCGCTCTCTCCGGCGTGGTCTCGCACCGCAGGCTCATCCTCCCGATACTGGGGGCGCCCGGCGTGTCGGCCCACCAGGTGAAGCGGCGCTCCGGCTTCGACGTCGCCTATGCTGCCATCCGTGCCGATGACCTTCCGGAGTACCTGGACAACGGCGGCAGGACCACGGCGTCCATGCGCGAGCTCAGCTTCAACTGGTACGAACGGCTGGTGCTGGTCCCGGTGGAACTGGTTCTGGTGCTGAAACCATCCCTTCCGGTTGCGCTCTTTCTCTACCTTGCCGCCTGGCTCGCCGCAGGTCCCGGGGCGGCCGCGACCGTCGTCGCCGGATATGCCGGCGCCGTCTTCACCGGGGTCGCCGCGGCGCCGGTGCTCCTTCCGCTTCTTCCCTCCAGAAGCTTCGCCGTCAAGGGAGGTGCCGCCGGCCTCGTCTACACCCTCCTTTTCCGTCTGGCGGCAGGAGGCGAGGGCTGGAGCCTGCCGGTTACGCTGGCGGCTTTCCTCGCCTTTCCCGCTGTCACCTCCTTTTACACCCTCAATTTCACCGGCTGCACCACCTACACCTCGAAATCGGGGGTGAAGAAAGAGATGCGCCTGGGACTGCCGGTCCTGGGGGGGGCGATTTTGGCCGCGCTGCTCCTCGTGACCGTGGGACGGATGCTCTCATGA
- the hgcB gene encoding mercury methylation ferredoxin HgcB — MKGFRYLEGVATLELNRELCVGCGRCIEVCPHQVFQLEEKRALLADRDACMECGACALNCPAAAINVDAGVGCASGLINEWLREKRIPGFTGSGCCG, encoded by the coding sequence ATGAAGGGATTCAGGTATCTCGAAGGGGTGGCAACGCTGGAGTTGAACCGGGAGCTTTGCGTCGGGTGCGGCAGATGCATCGAGGTATGTCCGCACCAGGTGTTCCAGCTGGAAGAAAAGCGGGCCTTGTTGGCCGACCGGGACGCCTGCATGGAGTGCGGGGCTTGTGCTCTCAACTGCCCTGCCGCGGCCATAAACGTCGATGCCGGGGTGGGGTGCGCCAGCGGCCTCATCAACGAGTGGCTCAGGGAGAAGAGGATTCCCGGCTTCACCGGCAGCGGCTGCTGCGGCTAG
- a CDS encoding DUF1540 domain-containing protein — protein MHSNQKGGVMDVQGGIGACKVENCSYNQSLECTAQSVDVGVHESHPDCFTYKPK, from the coding sequence ATGCACAGCAACCAAAAGGGCGGCGTGATGGACGTCCAAGGTGGCATTGGCGCCTGCAAGGTCGAGAATTGCAGTTACAACCAGTCCCTCGAATGCACCGCGCAAAGCGTTGATGTCGGCGTGCACGAGTCCCATCCGGACTGCTTCACCTACAAGCCCAAGTAA
- a CDS encoding ferredoxin, producing MAAEVYVDQQVCIGCGLCMSIVPEVFRLNDAGVSEVFDQNGAGEAKIQEAIDSCPVNCIHWR from the coding sequence ATGGCAGCGGAAGTATACGTAGACCAGCAAGTATGTATCGGGTGCGGGCTCTGTATGAGCATAGTCCCGGAGGTGTTCCGCTTGAACGATGCCGGGGTATCCGAGGTCTTTGATCAAAACGGTGCGGGAGAGGCGAAGATCCAAGAGGCGATAGACAGCTGTCCCGTGAATTGCATACACTGGCGCTAG
- a CDS encoding ferritin-like domain-containing protein, with translation MNVFDCAIKREEDTRTYFEGLVEKATDPELKTLFSMLADCEDEHRKRLLDLKKGMESKTTVLADLDVSVCSYRPFLTQSELLEEKDKDPDLYLFTVKKEEQDITFYQELAARARDEQTRKSLLMLADEERRHLERMEEIYAFVETPRTYLENGEFSNLRTL, from the coding sequence ATGAATGTATTCGATTGTGCTATCAAAAGAGAGGAAGACACCAGGACGTACTTCGAGGGACTGGTAGAAAAAGCTACAGATCCTGAGCTAAAGACCCTTTTCTCAATGCTGGCCGACTGCGAGGATGAACATAGGAAGAGACTGCTGGACCTCAAGAAGGGTATGGAGAGCAAGACGACGGTGCTCGCAGACCTCGACGTTTCAGTCTGCAGCTACCGCCCCTTCCTTACTCAGAGCGAACTGCTTGAGGAAAAGGACAAGGACCCGGACCTGTATCTGTTCACCGTTAAAAAGGAGGAGCAGGATATCACCTTTTATCAAGAACTGGCAGCAAGGGCCAGGGACGAACAGACCCGCAAGAGCCTGCTCATGCTGGCGGACGAGGAACGCCGCCACCTGGAACGGATGGAGGAAATTTATGCCTTCGTGGAAACTCCAAGGACCTACCTGGAAAACGGTGAATTCAGCAATCTGAGAACACTGTAG
- a CDS encoding cupin domain-containing protein, with protein sequence MRHYPKSSLSFTDDVPGARQWAVSLDKTMLTYFEVDPNCRFESHTHESEQITMVLEGVLYFEQGPKVCAVQAGEVIAIPSNAPHAVFTKEAAVKAIDAWSPVMAKYR encoded by the coding sequence ATGCGACATTACCCGAAGAGTAGCCTCAGCTTCACGGATGACGTCCCAGGCGCGAGGCAGTGGGCTGTGTCTCTGGACAAGACGATGCTCACCTACTTCGAGGTGGATCCCAACTGCAGGTTCGAGAGCCACACCCATGAAAGCGAGCAGATCACCATGGTGCTGGAGGGAGTGCTCTACTTCGAGCAGGGGCCGAAAGTCTGTGCGGTGCAGGCGGGAGAAGTTATCGCTATCCCCTCGAACGCGCCCCACGCAGTGTTCACCAAGGAAGCCGCAGTGAAGGCAATAGACGCCTGGTCGCCGGTGATGGCGAAATACAGATGA
- a CDS encoding quinone oxidoreductase family protein produces MTKAICFKEFGGPEVLTFSDIEVRSPGPGEVLVSHKAVGVNFVDVYQRNGLYKVALPAVAGNEGAGVVEAVGEGVTLVKPGDRVAYAGALGSYCQKRIIPADRVVLMPDSIGFEQAAAMMLKGLTVQYLIRRTYRVQQGETVVFHAAAGGVGLIACQWLKHLGARVIGTAGSEEKCELARRHGAETCLNYRTDSIVERVREITKGEGVPVVYDGVGKDTFDTSLRCLRPFGLLVSFGNASGPLPPVDLSILSQLGSLYLTRPTLNTYAAKRADLEQMAGELFQVVVSGAVKVEINQRYPLQDAAQAHRDLEARKTTGCTILLP; encoded by the coding sequence ATGACGAAGGCGATCTGCTTCAAAGAGTTTGGCGGACCGGAGGTGCTTACCTTTAGTGATATCGAGGTGAGATCTCCCGGCCCTGGAGAGGTGCTGGTCAGCCACAAAGCCGTTGGCGTCAATTTTGTGGATGTCTATCAGCGCAATGGACTCTATAAGGTGGCGCTGCCGGCTGTCGCCGGTAACGAAGGGGCCGGTGTGGTCGAGGCTGTCGGGGAGGGGGTGACGCTGGTCAAGCCGGGCGACCGGGTCGCCTACGCCGGCGCGCTTGGGTCCTACTGCCAGAAGAGGATAATTCCCGCGGACCGGGTGGTTCTCATGCCCGACTCCATCGGCTTCGAGCAGGCGGCAGCGATGATGCTGAAGGGGCTCACCGTACAGTACCTCATCAGGAGGACCTACCGGGTTCAGCAGGGCGAGACGGTGGTTTTTCATGCCGCAGCCGGCGGCGTCGGGCTCATCGCCTGCCAGTGGCTGAAACACCTGGGGGCGAGGGTCATCGGCACCGCAGGTTCCGAAGAGAAGTGCGAACTGGCGCGGCGGCACGGCGCCGAGACCTGCCTCAATTACCGCACTGACAGCATCGTCGAAAGAGTCAGGGAAATCACCAAGGGCGAGGGGGTCCCCGTAGTCTACGACGGCGTCGGCAAGGACACCTTCGATACCTCGCTTCGCTGCCTGCGTCCTTTCGGGTTGCTGGTCAGCTTCGGCAACGCGTCCGGGCCGCTGCCGCCGGTAGACCTGAGCATCCTCTCCCAACTTGGATCGCTCTACCTGACCCGCCCCACGCTTAATACCTATGCCGCCAAGCGCGCCGACCTGGAACAGATGGCTGGCGAGCTGTTCCAGGTGGTTGTTTCCGGCGCCGTCAAAGTGGAGATCAACCAGCGCTATCCCCTGCAAGATGCCGCGCAGGCACATCGCGACCTTGAGGCCCGTAAAACCACGGGGTGCACCATACTGCTTCCTTGA
- a CDS encoding DUF4337 domain-containing protein, whose protein sequence is MGQEEPKKEAWLNYLALSTVVIAVCATLSTFKGGGYSTRSVLMQNQASDQWAFFQAKSIKEALAENERGQLERESSRGGSNNKAVADLDARLNACNDRIAKYEKEKGKIQERAQQLEKERDDALRHGRPFGVAVIFLQIAILLSSVAALLKKKWVWVAGMAVGICGLVQFANGFWLFM, encoded by the coding sequence GTGGGGCAAGAAGAACCGAAGAAAGAAGCGTGGCTGAATTATCTGGCTCTTAGCACGGTGGTGATCGCCGTCTGTGCAACACTGTCGACCTTCAAAGGCGGCGGGTATTCCACGAGGTCCGTGCTCATGCAGAACCAGGCCTCGGACCAGTGGGCGTTCTTTCAGGCCAAGAGCATAAAAGAGGCCCTGGCGGAAAACGAGCGGGGGCAGTTGGAACGGGAGAGTAGCCGGGGCGGCAGCAACAACAAGGCTGTGGCCGACCTGGACGCCAGGCTGAATGCGTGCAACGACCGCATCGCAAAGTATGAAAAAGAGAAGGGTAAGATCCAGGAGCGCGCCCAACAGTTGGAAAAAGAACGGGACGACGCTCTACGGCATGGCCGCCCATTCGGGGTGGCCGTGATCTTTCTGCAAATCGCCATACTGCTCTCCTCTGTTGCCGCGCTCTTAAAGAAGAAGTGGGTCTGGGTGGCAGGCATGGCAGTCGGCATCTGCGGTCTGGTGCAGTTCGCCAATGGGTTCTGGCTGTTCATGTAG
- a CDS encoding aldo/keto reductase, whose product MIYRTLGTTNEKVSVIGVGGWHLGLPRVSEQESVRIVRSAIDRGVNFMDNCWDYSEGVSETRMGRALRDGYRDKVFLMTKIDGRSKKEAARQLDESLKRLQVDMIDLVQHHEVLRFEDPHRIFDEEGANQALLEARAAGKIRYLGFTGHKDPQIHLHMLKVAGEHDFRFDAVQMPLNVMDAHFRSFEKLVLPELVKEKIGLLGMKSMANGILLKSGTVTAIECLHYALTLPTSVVITGIDSMEVLDQATQAVESFRPLSGAEVDDLLARTAEAAMSGYYEPFKTTSLFDGTATNPQWLGEEPKRLQDLFSK is encoded by the coding sequence ATGATCTATCGCACTTTGGGCACAACCAACGAGAAAGTATCGGTCATCGGGGTAGGGGGCTGGCACCTGGGGCTTCCCCGGGTCTCCGAGCAAGAGAGCGTCCGCATCGTCCGCAGCGCCATCGACCGGGGCGTCAACTTCATGGACAACTGCTGGGATTACAGCGAAGGCGTCAGCGAGACCCGCATGGGGCGGGCCCTAAGAGACGGCTATCGCGACAAGGTCTTCCTCATGACGAAGATCGATGGACGATCCAAGAAGGAAGCTGCCCGGCAACTCGACGAGTCCTTGAAAAGGCTCCAGGTGGATATGATCGACCTGGTCCAGCACCACGAGGTGCTCCGTTTCGAGGACCCCCACCGCATCTTCGACGAGGAGGGGGCGAACCAGGCGCTTTTGGAGGCGCGAGCAGCGGGGAAGATCCGCTACCTTGGCTTCACGGGCCATAAGGACCCCCAGATTCATCTGCACATGCTAAAAGTCGCGGGTGAGCATGACTTCCGGTTCGACGCGGTGCAGATGCCTCTCAACGTCATGGACGCGCATTTTCGCAGTTTCGAGAAGCTTGTGCTTCCGGAGCTGGTCAAGGAGAAGATCGGCTTGCTCGGCATGAAGTCGATGGCCAACGGCATCCTGCTGAAATCCGGCACCGTCACTGCCATCGAGTGCCTTCATTACGCGCTCACCCTTCCCACCTCGGTGGTGATCACCGGCATCGACAGCATGGAAGTTCTGGACCAGGCGACGCAAGCCGTTGAGTCCTTCCGGCCGCTCAGCGGCGCGGAGGTGGACGATCTACTGGCGCGGACCGCCGAAGCCGCCATGTCAGGTTATTACGAGCCGTTCAAGACCACTTCGCTCTTCGACGGGACCGCCACTAACCCGCAATGGTTGGGGGAGGAACCAAAGCGGCTGCAGGATCTGTTTTCCAAGTAG
- a CDS encoding DUF3187 family protein: MRYVKHFVAISLLLGAVAGPVNADPLVINPFYTFNQSPLVQIYGLPSAESATVQPVGKALALLSLDVANTSYDWETAQEKLILDGESERMTLALRYGIARGVELGMDVPVVAYSGGIFDGFIEEWHRFFGLPQGSRTETKEDRLLFEYDKKGQERLRMDNSTVRLGDVRVSGGWQLYHEGGVNPKAVALRASLKLPTGSSSRLTGSGSTDLALWLSGSSDYSLSWGHATVFGALGGMAMTDGQVLKDQRENLVGFGSLGAGWSPMENFALKVEFSSHTPFYSDSDMKPLSSPAVVLLFGGTYAFSPVTALDIALAEDLNVEASPDVALHLGLSHRF, from the coding sequence TTGCGATACGTAAAGCATTTCGTCGCCATCTCGTTATTACTGGGGGCTGTGGCAGGTCCCGTCAATGCCGATCCGCTTGTTATCAATCCCTTTTACACCTTCAATCAGTCCCCATTGGTCCAGATCTACGGGCTCCCTTCAGCTGAAAGTGCTACCGTTCAGCCAGTCGGGAAGGCTTTGGCACTGCTTTCCTTGGATGTCGCGAACACTTCCTATGACTGGGAGACGGCGCAGGAAAAATTGATCCTTGACGGCGAGAGCGAGAGGATGACGCTTGCGCTACGCTATGGCATCGCCAGGGGGGTGGAACTGGGGATGGATGTCCCGGTGGTGGCCTACAGCGGTGGCATATTCGACGGGTTCATCGAGGAGTGGCACAGATTTTTTGGCCTACCACAGGGGAGCCGGACCGAGACAAAGGAGGACCGTCTTCTCTTCGAGTATGACAAAAAAGGGCAGGAGCGGCTGAGGATGGATAACTCCACCGTCCGCCTCGGTGATGTCAGGGTGTCTGGCGGCTGGCAGTTGTACCATGAGGGGGGCGTCAACCCCAAGGCGGTAGCGCTGCGGGCGAGCCTCAAGCTTCCCACCGGCAGCAGCTCCAGGCTGACCGGCAGCGGCAGCACGGACCTGGCCCTTTGGTTGAGCGGAAGCAGCGATTATTCTCTCTCCTGGGGACATGCGACCGTTTTCGGGGCGCTGGGTGGTATGGCAATGACCGACGGGCAGGTGCTGAAAGATCAGCGGGAGAATCTGGTAGGGTTTGGCAGTCTGGGCGCAGGGTGGTCCCCGATGGAAAATTTCGCACTCAAGGTGGAGTTCTCTTCGCACACGCCCTTCTATAGCGACAGCGACATGAAGCCTTTGTCGTCTCCGGCTGTGGTCTTGTTGTTCGGCGGCACCTATGCCTTCTCACCGGTTACCGCGTTGGATATCGCCTTGGCCGAGGATCTCAATGTCGAGGCGTCCCCCGATGTGGCGCTTCACCTGGGACTCAGCCACCGCTTCTAA
- a CDS encoding major royal jelly family protein — MLTISICLGCAHKQTLQPDRLKTVQAPPKTVPERLKTVATFKGVQVTGVTSTNTGRLFANFPRWREGVSFSVVEVSPDGSFKPYPDAEWNRWEGYPQPNRFTCVQSVVAHGDSLYVLDPSNPQFAGVVGSAKLFVFDLKTNQLKRRYEFDSGVAPQRSYLNDLRIDDAAGKIYITDSGLGAIVVVDIATGNTRRVLAHHPSTKAEEITLKIDGKEFLRNGKPPRIHTDGIELDRKNGYLYYHALTGYHLYRVPTKALVAAFYDPKQEPALEAKVEDLGKTPAPDGMMFDAEGNLYLGDLEHDAVVYRTPAGEILTLVQDPRIRWADTFTIDPNDSLIFTASRIHQVPQNGGIDDMEFPIYSLQLPHSSAPQ, encoded by the coding sequence TTGCTCACAATCTCCATCTGCCTCGGATGTGCGCATAAGCAAACGCTGCAGCCCGACCGGCTTAAGACAGTCCAGGCCCCGCCGAAGACAGTCCCGGAACGGCTGAAGACAGTCGCTACCTTCAAAGGAGTACAGGTCACCGGGGTTACCTCGACCAATACTGGTCGGCTTTTCGCAAACTTCCCACGGTGGCGCGAGGGGGTTTCCTTCTCCGTGGTGGAGGTGTCACCTGACGGCTCTTTTAAACCTTACCCGGATGCGGAGTGGAACCGGTGGGAAGGGTACCCGCAACCGAACCGTTTCACCTGCGTGCAATCGGTGGTGGCGCACGGGGACTCTCTCTATGTGCTTGACCCAAGCAATCCGCAGTTCGCGGGGGTGGTCGGCTCGGCAAAACTTTTCGTCTTCGACCTGAAGACGAACCAGTTGAAGCGCAGGTACGAGTTCGACAGCGGAGTCGCGCCGCAAAGATCCTATCTCAACGACCTGCGCATCGACGATGCCGCCGGCAAGATATATATCACCGACTCAGGCCTTGGGGCCATCGTGGTTGTCGATATCGCGACAGGCAACACCCGCCGAGTTCTGGCGCACCACCCTTCCACGAAGGCCGAGGAGATCACCCTTAAGATCGACGGCAAGGAGTTCCTGCGCAACGGCAAGCCCCCGCGCATACATACCGACGGGATCGAACTCGACCGCAAAAACGGATACCTCTACTACCACGCCCTCACCGGTTACCACCTCTACCGGGTCCCCACCAAGGCGCTCGTGGCAGCATTTTACGATCCGAAGCAGGAACCCGCCCTTGAGGCGAAGGTGGAAGACCTGGGAAAGACTCCCGCTCCCGACGGGATGATGTTCGACGCGGAGGGGAACCTCTATCTGGGCGATTTGGAGCACGATGCCGTCGTCTACCGCACTCCGGCCGGCGAGATACTGACGCTGGTCCAGGACCCGCGCATTCGCTGGGCCGACACCTTCACCATCGATCCAAACGACTCCCTCATCTTCACGGCATCCAGGATTCACCAAGTACCGCAAAACGGCGGGATAGACGACATGGAGTTCCCCATCTATTCTCTGCAGTTGCCTCACTCATCCGCGCCTCAATAA
- a CDS encoding DUF4403 family protein: MLASVCASAAAPPSSINLTVETTAADLATIINQSLPKELYKGQGGLGTSVSVVRTGPMVVNAADNYLYLTLPVQLTFKYVMYESYPLKAGLKFKVKVNVTPDWRLKTEFYYMGLSDNLADDFKVGPLSLKPKSMVDNISQPVQKLLAPVIDAKVNDAVQLKPKVARLWQNAFSPTLVSKEFSAWLKLAPERIVMSPLSAANNQVRLSIGIVTGAEIVVGPKPTPAPVKALPQVQQLQAFDKAFRIQLGTDIFYADLVEALKPVLLEKTFGEDKKITVKGFNLKGEDGRLIVILNATGDFNGELTLLAKPVYNPQNNSLTFEDVDFDTKGAGVLIGAGSWLFSSTIKKTIKTKLDGSVSEQLEKARGKASSALASVQIAEHVRLTGAVKSLGLGEPAVLSDRLSLQVVALGESSVSLK; encoded by the coding sequence ATGCTGGCCTCTGTGTGCGCCTCCGCTGCAGCACCACCCTCGTCCATCAACCTTACCGTTGAAACAACCGCGGCGGATCTCGCCACCATAATCAACCAGTCTCTTCCCAAGGAACTCTACAAGGGACAGGGGGGACTGGGGACATCAGTCTCTGTAGTTCGCACCGGCCCGATGGTAGTGAACGCGGCGGACAATTACCTCTACCTGACCTTGCCTGTTCAACTGACATTCAAGTACGTCATGTACGAGAGCTACCCGCTCAAGGCCGGACTCAAATTCAAGGTAAAAGTCAACGTCACTCCGGACTGGCGCCTCAAGACAGAGTTTTATTACATGGGCCTGTCTGACAATCTGGCCGATGACTTCAAGGTAGGACCGCTGTCGCTCAAGCCCAAAAGCATGGTCGACAACATCAGCCAACCGGTCCAAAAGCTTCTCGCGCCTGTAATAGACGCCAAGGTAAACGATGCCGTCCAACTGAAACCAAAGGTCGCTCGACTCTGGCAGAATGCCTTTTCCCCGACCCTCGTCAGCAAAGAATTCAGCGCATGGCTAAAGCTGGCACCGGAAAGGATCGTCATGAGTCCGCTTTCGGCTGCGAACAACCAGGTCCGGCTTAGCATTGGCATAGTTACCGGCGCTGAGATAGTTGTCGGGCCGAAACCCACCCCTGCTCCTGTGAAAGCGCTGCCCCAGGTGCAGCAGTTACAGGCATTCGACAAGGCGTTCCGCATTCAGCTTGGCACCGACATATTCTACGCCGACCTGGTCGAAGCCCTGAAGCCGGTGCTGCTGGAAAAGACCTTCGGCGAAGACAAGAAGATCACGGTGAAGGGTTTCAACCTAAAGGGTGAGGATGGTCGACTGATTGTCATACTGAACGCGACCGGAGACTTCAACGGCGAATTAACCCTTCTGGCGAAGCCGGTGTACAACCCGCAGAACAACTCTCTGACCTTTGAAGACGTAGATTTCGACACCAAGGGGGCGGGAGTGCTGATTGGTGCCGGCAGTTGGCTCTTCAGCAGCACCATCAAAAAGACCATAAAGACGAAACTCGACGGCTCCGTCAGCGAGCAGTTGGAGAAGGCTCGGGGCAAAGCATCCTCGGCATTGGCGTCGGTGCAGATCGCCGAGCACGTGAGGCTTACCGGAGCCGTCAAGTCCTTGGGACTTGGCGAGCCAGCCGTCTTGAGCGACCGCTTATCGCTTCAGGTCGTGGCACTAGGCGAGTCCAGCGTCAGCCTGAAATAG